In Stigmatopora nigra isolate UIUO_SnigA chromosome 2, RoL_Snig_1.1, whole genome shotgun sequence, a single window of DNA contains:
- the LOC144210205 gene encoding cAMP-dependent protein kinase type II-beta regulatory subunit-like produces the protein MSIEIPAGLTELLQSFTVEVLRTQPGDLLDFALQYFTRLKDRERSRSRRAPLGRDGDEDDGEPPPPSLSKHGQARTPSGVGGGGGGGKAVNFLDEAMQIDSENGGEEDDDEDDDDFQAPIINRFIRRASVCAEAFNPDEDDEDKEQRVAHPKTDEQRQRLQEACRDILLFKNLDSEEMSQVLDAMFEKFCIDGEHVIDQDDDGDNFYVIERGTFSISVKVDGADKLVGCYDNRGSFGELALMYNTPRAATIIATLPGALWCLDRLTFRRIIVKNNAKKRKMYEAFIETLPLLTSLELSERMKVVDVISTRVYCDTQKIIGQGELADCFYIVESGQVRITIKRSRTKNGQDEEEVEIATCSRGQYFGELALVTNKPRAASAYAVGSVKCLVMDVKAFERLLGPCMDIMKRNIANYEEQLLMLFEGRTEIEQQCA, from the exons ATGAGTATAGAAATCCCCGCGGGCCTGACGGAGCTGTTGCAGAGCTTTACCGTGGAAGTGCTGAGGACCCAACCTGGGGATCTTCTCGACTTCGCCCTGCAGTACTTCACCCGCCTCAAGGACCGAGAACGGAGCCGTAGTCGCCGGGCGCCACTCGGCCGAGACGGGGATGAAGATGACGGGGAGCCGCCGCCACCGTCGCTCTCGAAGCACGGACAGGCAAGGACTCCTAGcggagtaggaggaggaggaggaggaggaaaggcAGTGAATTTTCTCGACGAGGCCATGCAGATCGACTCTGAGAACGGAGGAGAAGAAGATGACGATGAAGACGATGATGATTTTCAAG CGCCCATCATAAACAGATTCATCAGAAGAGCATCAG TTTGTGCTGAAGCCTTCAATcctgatgaagatgatgaagataaAGAGCAAAGG GTTGCACATCCCAAAACAGACGAGCAGCGACAGAGACTACAGGAAGCGTGTCGAGACATTCTTCTTTTCAAGAATTTGGATTCT GAAGAAATGTCTCAAGTGTTGGACGCCATGTTTGAGAAGTTTTGCATAGACGGGGAACATGTGATTGACCAGGATGACGATGGGGACAACTTCTATGTGATTGAAAG GGGTACATTCAGCATTTCTGTCAAAGTGGACGGCGCCGACAAGCTGGTGGGTTGCTACGACAACCGTGGCAGCTTTGGAGAACTGGCACTAATGTACAACACGCCCAGAGCAGCTACCATCATCGCCACCTTGCCTGGAGCCCTCTGGTGCCTT GATCGTCTAACGTTTCGAAGGATCATTGTGAAGAACAATGCCAAAAAGAGGAAGATGTACGAGGCATTCATTGAAACTCTCCCACTTCTCACATCACTGGag CTTTCCGAGAGGATGAAGGTGGTGGATGTGATATCTACTAGAGTGTACTGTGACACGCAAAAGATTATTGGACAG GGGGAATTGGCtgattgtttttacattgtggAGTCTGGCCAAGTTAGGATCACGATAAAAAGGAGCAGG ACGAAAAACGGGCAGGACGAAGAGGAAGTGGAAATCGCCACGTGCTCCCGAGGCCAGTATTTCGGGGAGTTGGCGCTCGTCACAAACAAGCCAAGGGCTGCTTCCGCCTATGCTGTAGGGAGCGTCAAATGCCTGG TGATGGATGTGAAAGCCTTTGAGCGTCTTCTGGGCCCATGCATGGACATCATGAAAAGGAACATTGCTAACTATGAGGAGCAACTTCTGATGCTGTTTGAGGGTCGCACGGAGATCGAGCAGCAGTGCGCGTGA
- the LOC144210197 gene encoding endoplasmin-like: MKRTWVLGLLVGLLAFAAVRADDEVDVDGTVDEDLGKSRDGSKTDDEVVQREEEAIQLDGLNAAQVKELREKSEKHVFQAEVNRMMKLIINSLYKNKEIFLRELISNASDALDKIRLLSLTNEEALAANEELTIKIKSDKEKNMLHITDTGIGMTKDELVRNLGTIAKSGTSEFLNKMTDMQSEDQSTSELIGQFGVGFYSAFLVADKVIVTTKHNNGTQHIWESDSNQFSVIEDPRGDTLGRGTTITLVMKEEASDYLELETIKNLVKKYSQFINFPIYVWASKTETVEEPIDDAEETDATEEPEKEASEDEAEVEEEEEEDKDKPKTKKVEKTVWDWELMNDIKPIWQRPAKEVEDDEYNAFYKTFSKDSENPLAHIHFTAEGEVTFKSILFVPTAAPRGLFDEYGSKKNDFIKLFVRRVFITDDFNDMMPKYLNFVKGVVDSDDLPLNVSRETLQQHKLLKVIRKKLVRKTLDMIKKIAEEHYNDKFWKEFGTNIKLGVIEDHSNRTRLAKLLRFNTSHSDTVVSSLEQYVERMKEKQDKIYFMAGTNRKEAEASPFVERLLKKGYEVIYLTEPVDEYCIQALPEFDGKRFQNVAKEGIKFDESEKAKERREALEKEYEPLTTWLKETALKDKIEKALLSQRLTNSPCALVASQYGWSGNMERIMKAQAYQTGKDISTNYYASQKKTLEINPKHPLIKQMLKRVNDDAEDQTASDLATVLFETATLRSGYQLADTKAYGDRIERMLRLSMNIPLEEQVEEEPEEEPEEETAEDSDDTEEFEDKLEEDIMDDEDEADATEKDEL; the protein is encoded by the exons ATGAAGCGGACGTGGGTCTTAGGACTTCTCGTCGGGTTGTTAGCCTTCG CTGCTGTGAGGGCCGACGATGAAGTGGACGTGGACGGCACCGTTGACGAGGACCTGGGGAAAAGCAGGGATGGCTCCAAGACCGACGATGAGGTTGTACAAAG GGAGGAGGAAGCCATTCAGCTGGATGGACTGAACGCAGCCCAGGTTAAGGAACTTCGAGAAAAGTCAGAGAAGCATGTCTTTCAAGCTGAAGTCAACCGCATGATGAAACTGATCATCAACTCTTTGTACAAGAATAAGGAG ATCTTCCTCAGGGAGCTGATCTCCAATGCTTCTGATGCCCTGGATAAGATCCGTTTGTTGTCACTCACTAACGAGGAAGCGCTGGCCGCCAATGAAGAGCTGACCATCAAAATTAAA TCTGACAAGGAGAAGAACATGCTCCATATCACGGACACAGGCATCGGCATGACCAAAGATGAGCTGGTCAGGAACCTGGGCACCATCGCCAAGTCTGGCACCAGCGAGTTCCTCAACAAGATGACGGATATGCAGTCGGAGGACCAGTCCACCTCAGAGCTGATCGGACAGTTTGGCGTAGGCTTCTACTCGGCCTTCCTGGTAGCCGACAAGGTCATCGTCACCACCAAGCACAATAACGGCACACAGCACATTTGGGAGTCTGACTCCAACCAGTTCTCCGTCATCGAAGATCCCCGTGGAGACACACTGGGCCGTGGCACCACAATCAC ACTGGTGATGAAAGAGGAGGCATCCGACTACTTGGAGCTGGAGACCATTAAGAACCTCGTCAAGAAGTACTCGCAGTTCATTAACTTCCCCATTTATGTTTGGGCCAGCAAG ACTGAGACTGTCGAGGAACCTATTGATGACGCAGAGGAAACAGATGCAACAGAGGAACCAGAAAAGGAAGCTTCTGAAGATGAAGCTGAAgttgaagaggaagaagaggaagacaaAGACAAACCAAAGACCAAAAAA GTTGAGAAGACTGTATGGGACTGGGAACTTATGAATGACATCAAGCCCATCTGGCAGAGACCAGCAAAAGAGGTTGAGGATGACGAATACAACGCCTTCTACAAGACTTTTTCAAAA GACAGCGAAAACCCTCTAGCTCACATCCACTTCACGGCTGAGGGAGAAGTCACCTTTAAATCCATCCTGTTTGTGCCTACCGCTGCTCCCCGTGGCCTATTTGACGAGTACGGCTCAAAGAAAAACGACTTCATCAAG ctttttgttAGGAGGGTTTTCATCACTGACGACTTCAACGACATGATGCCTAAATATCTCAACTTTGTCAAGGGTGTG GTCGATTCTGATGACCTTCCCCTTAATGTGTCCCGAGAGACTCTTCAGCAGCACAAGCTCCTCAAG GTGATCCGTAAGAAGCTGGTGCGCAAAACTCTAGACATGATCAAGAAGATTGCAGAGGAGCATTACAACGACAAGTTCTGGAAGGAGTTTGGTACCAACATTAAGCTGGGAGTCATTGAAGACCACTCCAACCGCACAAGGCTTGCCAAGCTGCTGCGCTTCAACACATCCCACAGCGACACAGTTGTGTCCAGCCTCGAACAGTATGTGGAGCGCATGAAGGAAAAGCAGGACAAGATTTATTTCATGGCCGGCACAAACAGAAAGGAG GCTGAGGCTTCCCCGTTTGTGGAGAGGCTACTGAAGAAGGGGTATGAGGTGATCTACCTGACGGAGCCCGTGGACGAATACTGCATCCAGGCCCTGCCAGAGTTTGACGGCAAGCGTTTCCAGAACGTGGCCAAAGAGGGCATCAAGTTTGATGAGAGCGAAAAGGCTAAGGAGAGGCGTGAGGCTCTGGAGAAGGAGTATGAGCCTCTGACCACCTGGCTCAAGGAGACGGCGCTCAAGGACAAG ATTGAGAAGGCACTTTTGTCCCAGCGACTGACCAACTCACCGTGTGCACTGGTGGCTAGTCAGTATGGCTGGTCAGGGAACATGGAAAGAATCATGAAGGCGCAGGCCTATCAAACAGGAAAAGATATTTCCACAAA TTACTACGCCAGCCAGAAGAAAACATTAGAAATCAACCCAAAGCATCCCCTCATCAAGCAGATGCTGAAACGTGTCAAT GATGATGCAGAGGACCAGACGGCATCAGATCTGGCAACAGTCCTCTTTGAAACTGCCACTCTGCGGTCGGGCTATCAGCTGGCCGACACCAAGGCGTATGGCGACAGAATAGAACGTATGCTGAGACTCAGCATGAACATACCTTTGGAAGAGCAG gtaGAGGAGGAGCCTGAGGAAGAACCTGAAGAAGAGACGGCGGAGGACTCTGACGATACTGAAGAATTTGAAGATAAATTAGAAGAGGACATCATGGACGATGAAGATGAAGCT GATGCTACAGAAAAAGATGAACTGTGA
- the LOC144215542 gene encoding 5'-nucleotidase domain-containing protein 3-like: protein MAPLSGLLTQGRASLLGRHVLKASHYFGAVSRGRRELLSRLSISARTGCPSSPCSSTAESLWSVYNQTKKHTEDVMPSISSASVNPDTIFANNEMSLRDTEIYGFDYDYTLAFYSSHLHTLIFTIARDILINKHRYPEGLRDYEYIPNFAVRGLHYDVQKALLMKIDAFHYIQLGTVYRGLNPVPDEEVIAMYDGCHIPLDIMSDFYGKSSHSHSMKQFMDIFSLPEMTLLSCVNDFFLKHNIDYEPVHLYKDVKEAIRDVHVKGIMYRAVEADIGKYICYGEQSHAVLKKLSEHGKKMFLITNSPFDFVDRGMNYIVGSDWRDLFDVVIVQADKPSFFNDRRKPFRRVTDKGALLWDRIHKLEKGKIYKQGNLYEFLRLTGWRGSKVLYFGDHIYSDLADLTLKHGWRTGAIIPELRKEIKIMNTETYVHTISWIQALTGLIEQMQVHRDPISQSVVDEWIREREAMRPQTKELFNCHFGSLFRTYHNPTYFSRRLSRFADIYMASISCLLNYDFQHTFFPRRTPLQHESPFGQGQSAPGQFNPSTPFSHKC, encoded by the exons ATGGCGCCCTTGTCAGGTCTCCTGACGCAAGGGAGAGCCAGTCTACTTGGTCGCCACGTCCTGAAGGCATCGCATTATTTCGGGGCAGTGTCTCGTGGACGGCGTGAACTACTTTCCCGTCTGTCTATCTCGGCTCGGACCGGCTGCCCATCTTCTCCGTGCAGCAGCACCGCAGAGAGCCTGTGGTCTGTTTACAACCAGACCAAAAAACACACAGAAG ATGTCATGCCGTCCATCTCCAGTGCCTCCGTGAATCCGGACACCATCTTTGCAAACAACGAGATGAGCCTGCGGGACACCGAAATCTATGGCTTCGACTATGACTACACGCTGGCTttttactccagccacctccacaCGCTTATTTTCACCATAGCCAGAGACATCCTCATCAACAAGCACAGA TATCCAGAGGGTCTGCGAGATTATGAGTATATTCCTAATTTCGCTGTGAGGGGCCTTCACTATGATGTTCAAAAG GCACTGCTGATGAAGATCGATGCGTTCCACTACATCCAGCTAGGCACTGTTTACAG GGGTCTTAATCCAGTCCCTGACGAAGAGGTCATCGCCATGTACGATGGCTGCCACATCCCACTTGATATTATGAGCGATTTCTACGGCAAG AGTTCTCACAGTCACTCCATGAAACAGTTCATGGACATTTTCTCGCTGCCAGAGATGACCCTCTTATCGTGCGTCAACGACTTCTTCTTGAAGCATAACATTGACTACGAGCCTGTGCACCTGTATAAAGACGTCAAG GAAGCCATTAGAGATGTTCACGTTAAGGGCATTATGTATCGTGCTGTGGAGGCTGATATTG gaaaatacatttgctATGGTGAGCAGAGCCATGCTGTGTTAAAGAAGTTGTCTGAACACGGAAAGAAGATGTTCCTCATCACAAACAGCCCTTTCGACTTTGT GGATCGAGGCATGAACTACATTGTCGGTAGTGACTGGAGGGACCTTTTTGATGTAGTTATAGTTCAGGCTGACAAACCCAGTTTCTTCAATGACAGGAGAAA GCCTTTCAGACGCGTCACTGACAAAGGTGCTCTACTTTGGGACAGAATTCACAAGTTGGAAAAGGGAAAGATCTACAAACAG GGAAACCTCTATGAGTTCCTGCGACTAACTGGCTGGCGAGGATCCAAAGTGCTGTACTTTGGTGATCACATCTACAGCGACTTGGCA gATTTAACCCTGAAGCACGGCTGGAGGACAGGAGCCATTATCCCTGAGCTGAGGAAGGAAATCAAGATCATGAACACAGAGACATATGTGCACACCATCAGCTGGATACAGGCACTGACAGGCCTCATTGAGCAGATGCAG GTCCACAGAGATCCCATCTCGCAGTCTGTGGTGGACGAGTGGATAAGAGAGCGAGAAGCTATGAG GCCTCAAACCAAGGAGCTGTTTAACTGTCATTTTGGGAGTCTGTTCCGCACCTACCACAACCCCACGTACTTCTCTCGACGACTCTCTCGTTTCGCTGATATTTACATGGCGTCCATCAGCTGCCTGCTCAACTACGACTTCCAGCACACCTTCTTTCCACGACGAACCCCCCTGCAGCATGAGTCCCCTTTTGGACAAGGACAGTCAGCCCCAGGCCAGTTCAATCCAAGCACACCTTTCTCGCACAAGTGCTAA